The DNA sequence ctgtcaatgggtcgtgtcgggtcaaaGTATTTGTCGTGTGGCAAGatacaaactcaaacccaacccatttaataatcgtgtcaaaaatttaaacccaaacccaacctaattattaaacgggttaaccGTTTCCAACccacttaacccatttaataaataggttgtgtcatgtttgataaaatgactcatttaagggttaacaatgcgacacatttaactaaaaaaatgcataaattgattaaattcactaaaaactccataagacgaagaatataaataattatatataattcatacataattaaatccaataattataaagaaaaatatttcaaattgtctaatcatacgatcaaatactcccaacgtctaaaatttcaggatgaagtatagcataatcgggttatacgggttcacttcgtgttggcgggttgacccgtggctgacccatttattaaatgggtcatggcgggatgacccatggctgacccgctttttaatcatgcgggttcaacccgctttatttagtgcgggtttcgagtcgtgtcggaattgacagccctagtttaaacaacaatttttttttcttcaatcaaaaatagaaaaaattctATGTAATTCGATCAATAGATTTGTACATACATTCAATCAACAGATTTGCATaatacatgtatatgaatttgcAGTTTGTTGGGTTCCagtaaattatgaaaatataatgtgagaaacacacacacacacacagagcccttcatgggggcaggagtgaaaccctttgatcctctttaaaaaaaaaaaaaaaaaaggatccatttttttggtcttttctagggatggggcattagaccaacttttcaatcatattttggcatcttaactgttcagtttttaggtcctaatgtgtagatcactactacgaattttcagccaaattgattatcgttaagacattcaaaacgGCGACTTAAGATtttaagtatgaacggttcaagtttggcAGATTTgattcgttcattgatttaatctagtttgataccttaacggtcactgatttggctgaaaatttagaaaagtgatctacacattaggacctaaaaactgaacggttgagacaCCGAaaagtgatcgaaaagttggtctaatgctctATCCTttgaaaagaccaaaaaaaaaaaagaatccctTAGTGAaagggctatatatatatatatatatatatataacaaaagttGGCAAGTTCATGACTAGTAGCTGTGGACTTTACATGATACAATAAGTCAAAGAAAGTAAGCTCCATTCCAGGTCTTATAAACTCCATTCATAAAAGACTTTTTCCAAACTACTTTAGAATTGGGACACTTTTTCCAAACTACTTTAGACTTGGGACACTCCCATAATGTATGAATGACAGATTCCATAAATGCACCGCACTGCCGACAACAAGGATCATCAAGAATTTTTCGGTGTTTTAAATTGGTTGCACAGGGTAGAAAGTTGTGAGCTGCCTTCCATATGAAGACTCGGACCTTGTGAGGTACGTTCAGAATCCACGTACCACAAATTCTTATTACCATCCTGACTTGAGCTTGCAACAGGGCCTGACGTTCGGATTTGGTAAAATGCCGCActagcttgttttttttttttttttctaaagatgatcaaagggtttcacttatgccccatggtgactcgaacccatgacttcgtacataggtagtgggcgCTCTAACCActaagctaacaccacttcgtcacactagcttgttcttctttcatcttagtttttatttttatatttttattaattttttatattatcattataaaaagaaattttaatctacttttttttttgtagggaAAAACTGAAATGCCATGTCATTTACTAGAATGAATCAGTGCCATTAAACGATTTTATATCTAAGGGCTCTAAAGAAGTGTAAAAAACTGTGTCAAATAATGTGTCCATTGATTctaaccctatatatatatatatatatatatatatatatatgtatatacacagatcctatccagagcggagctccgctttgaaattaacgtatgaagtttgagttttgggtcacttttcggtcgcatatccacatctcgaccgttcagtttttaggtgctagtgtatagatcatctctgcaaattttcagccaaattgatgatcgttaaggcatctaactcgattaaaccaatggacggactgaatatGTCAACATGAACCGTAGTAGCTTTAAGGCagtgccttaacgatcatcattttggctgaaaatttgcagagatgatctatacactagtacctaaaaactgaacggtcgagatgtggatatgcgacagaaaagtgacccaaactcgaacttcacacgttaatttcaaatatatatatatgtgtgtgtgtgtgtgtgtgtgtgtgtgtacagtccttcttggctaaggacatccttacctAAGCTTTGGTACGGATTTCTAGTTTTTTGTCACTTTTTGattacatattcacatcttaaccgttcagtttttaggttctaatatatagatcatctctgcaaaattccagcgaaattgataatcgttaagacattcaaaactgcaaattacaacaatgtacatgAACGGTTACGGTTCGACAGATTCaattcgttcgtgtaaattgcagttttggatgctttaacgatcatcaatttggctaaaattttgcagagttgatctatacattaggacctaagactgaacagttaagatgtaaatatgtgatcgaaaagtggccaaaaactgGAAATTTGTTCCGtaagcttaggtaaggatatccttacctgagaaattttgtgtgtgtgtgtgtgtgtgtgtgtgtgtgtgtattccattcaatttattaatgctatatTTTTTTGGACCGAATTAatttatttgaaaagaaaagttaatgtcTATTTGATGTCAcctaaatcaatattttttttttttttttgaagggggaGAGTTTCATTGTCAAAGAGTCTTAGCTCTGATGGGTACAATCGGATATTAGGAGATCAGAAATACAAGATGGAGCTTGAGAGTACCAAGCTTCTTTGAGATGAGACTCGAAACCTAGACCAGCCAATCGGTGTGTGACCCTGTTACATTGTCTAGGCACATAGTTAATGTTCACATTCGGCAATAGCTTCTTGACTTCTAGTATGTGATCAATGAGGCTAGCAAACTCACCTGCTCCAGAGTGAGTAAGATCTTGTATAGCTGCTAGGCAATCCGTTTCGACAATAACAAGTGACAACTGTAATTGTACTGCCAAGTCCAGCCCTTCCCTTATAGCCATTAGCTCAACATGTTTAGCAGAGGACACATGGGTGATGTAATGTGCAAAAGCTGCTAGAAAGTGATCCCAGATCCTCGAACCACTCCACCAATCCCTCCATGTTGTATCGAGGGTAAGAATGCTCCATCCACATTGATCTTGACATAGTTGTCTCCAGCGGGCTTCCAAGATTGCTTTACAATTTGCTTCGGAGTATTTGAGGGAGCTCTAACCTTATCAAACTCTTCGAGCCAGGCCATGGCAGTGCATAGAAATGCAGATGCAGGTTTGGCTAATGACCCTTCTAAAAAACGTTATAATTATAGAACTTCCATTAACACAcctaaatcaagaaaaattatattaatggtagttcaaaagaaaaattatagaaaaaaatttaattaaatgaagaaaaataaattttttttttgaataagaagaaaaataattaatGGTTGCTACTAACACGCATTTTTTTTTccgtcacctaattaaatttattaatgTCATTAATTCACCCCTAAAAATCTAAAAGAATTTATAAAAatgtaaagttggtgttgcaagATTATGACGTGgaaagatatattatgtggaattgaaaataaaatttgtatttgttTACATGACGTGACACCCAATCACTGCCCTTTTTAGAAATCATTCATGAGCTCTCAATCTATAACTCTATATATTGACAATGCAGGAGTTCAGAATGTTCACATCCATCATAGTTGCTATAAGATTTCTCAAATAGTGTCAACATGAAGTATGTGAAGTTGGCTTCCCATTTCTTGACAACCAACCTCTTGAAACTCTTGTTAATTCTTGTAATAGCAGTCATTGTAATTGAAGCCTCTCAGATGAATCTAGATCACATTCATCAGCTCCGACTCCAACTCTGTTATAATCTGGTTAGTGTCATCACTAGCTCTGCTATTCTTGTTTTGGCTTCCACCATTTACATTATGACTCGACCCAAATCGGTTTACCTCGTAGACTACTCGTGCTATAAGCCCCCTAACAATTTGAAAATGAACTACCAGAAGTTTATTAATCAGTCCAGATTGACCGGGGCCTTTGATGAGTCCTCCCTCGAGTTTCAGCACAAGATTCTTGAGCGGTCTGGCCTTGGAGAGCAGACATATCTCCCTGAAGCAATGCATTTCATTCCGCCGAGGCTGTCAATGGCGGCAGCGCGTGAGGAGGCGGAGCAGGTGATTTTTGGAGCGTTGGATAATCTATTTGCAAATACTAATGTCAATCCTAAAGACATTGGGATTGTTGTTATGAATTCTAGTCTGTTTAATCCAATTCCTTCATTATCTTCTATGATTGTTAATAAGTACAAATTGAGGGGAAGTATTAAGAGTTATAATTTGGGAGGTATGGGATGTAGTGCTGGAGTTATAGCTGTAGATCTTGCTAAGGACCTGTTGCAAGTTCAAAAGAACACTTATGCAGTTGTTGTTAGCACTGAGAATATTACTAAAAATGGGTACCTTGGGAACAAGAAATCCATGTTAGTACAAAATTGTTTGTTTCGTGTGGGTGGGTCTGCGGTTTTGCTCTCGAACAAATCATCTGATATGTGTAGGGCCAAGTACAAGCTTGTGCATATCGTGAGGAATCATATGGGCTCGAATGATAGGGCATATAGGTGTGCTTATCAAGAGGAGGACGATGCTGGCAAAGCTGGGGTTTCGTTGTCGAAGGAGCTCATGGCGATTGCTGGTGTAGCGCTCAAGACTAATATCACAGCTTTGCTCGGTCCTCTTGTCCTACCTATAAGCGACCAGCTTCTCTTCATTGCTACTGTCCTTGCAAACAAGTTGTTCAATGCGAAAGTCAACCCTTACATCCCGAATTTCAAACTCGTTTTCGATCATTTTTGCATCCATGCTGGTGGAAGGTCTGTGATTGATGAGCTTGAGAAGAATTTGAAGCTTCTACCAGTTCATGTTGAGGCGTCACGGATGACACTCCACAGGTTTGGTAACACCTCCTCTAGCTCGATTTGGTATGAGTTGGCTTACACCGAGGCAAAGGGGAGGATACAAAAGGGGAACCGTGTGTGGCAGATTGCGCTCGGAAGTGGATTCAAGTGTAACAGTGTAGTCTGGGAGGCTCTCCGGAAAGCGAAACCTTCTCCCAGTAGCCCTTGGGAAGATTGCATTCATAGGTATCCGGTGCAGACTGTTCTCTAGCAGCGCGAGCTCAACCATACACCACTGTATTATTaatttgggtgaaataattAAGACTCTATCTGCAGTCAGTGTTATTTATGTTTCTTAGTGATGTTTATGACAAATGCATGCTACTGCATGCAGAGTGAATTTCTTGGCTCAGTCTTTTACTACCATGCGCAAAAGCTATCAACAGATTTCCCATGCGGATACGGTATTGCTGACGCAAGTAATATGGTTTTCACTTTTGTCTATAAAGTTaatgaaaattacaaaattaCCACTGTTTCG is a window from the Rosa chinensis cultivar Old Blush chromosome 2, RchiOBHm-V2, whole genome shotgun sequence genome containing:
- the LOC112189629 gene encoding 3-ketoacyl-CoA synthase 4 gives rise to the protein MKYVKLASHFLTTNLLKLLLILVIAVIVIEASQMNLDHIHQLRLQLCYNLVSVITSSAILVLASTIYIMTRPKSVYLVDYSCYKPPNNLKMNYQKFINQSRLTGAFDESSLEFQHKILERSGLGEQTYLPEAMHFIPPRLSMAAAREEAEQVIFGALDNLFANTNVNPKDIGIVVMNSSLFNPIPSLSSMIVNKYKLRGSIKSYNLGGMGCSAGVIAVDLAKDLLQVQKNTYAVVVSTENITKNGYLGNKKSMLVQNCLFRVGGSAVLLSNKSSDMCRAKYKLVHIVRNHMGSNDRAYRCAYQEEDDAGKAGVSLSKELMAIAGVALKTNITALLGPLVLPISDQLLFIATVLANKLFNAKVNPYIPNFKLVFDHFCIHAGGRSVIDELEKNLKLLPVHVEASRMTLHRFGNTSSSSIWYELAYTEAKGRIQKGNRVWQIALGSGFKCNSVVWEALRKAKPSPSSPWEDCIHRYPVQTVL